The following are encoded in a window of Physeter macrocephalus isolate SW-GA chromosome 9, ASM283717v5, whole genome shotgun sequence genomic DNA:
- the CIMIP2B gene encoding ciliary microtubule inner protein 2B isoform X4 produces the protein MASTFIPGLNPQNPHYIPGYTGHCPLLRFSMGQTYGQMTGQLLRGSPGLAWPPAHRTLLPPIRPPRSPEGPRKSLPVRRGHERLSSSMIPGYTGFVPQAQFIFAKNSSQVWAEALNDFTQWYGRQRSQELPKEAKGEKDMEKDQEPKLEAEVETEKEPELGQEAEQASPYSMDDRDPRKFFMSGFTGYVPRARFLFGSSFPVLSNQALQEFGQMKSGGRSQKDPKHLPSLSRTYPQNLGLLPKYGGYVPGYKFQFGRTYGHLTHDALGLSTIQKQLLA, from the exons ATGGCTAGCACCTTCATACCAGGGCTGAACCCTCAGAACCCTCATTATATCCCAGG GTACACTGGACACTGCCCGCTACTTCGGTTCAGCATGGGCCAGACCTATGGGCAGATGACTGGGCAGCTACTTCGCGGCTCTCCTGGCCTAGCCTGGCCCCCTGCCCACCGCACACTTCTGCCTCCCATCCGGCCTCCAAGATCTCCTGAGGGTCCCAGGAAAAGCCTGCCTGTCAGGCGTGGACACGAAAGGCTCAGCTCCAGCATGATCCCTGGGTACACAG GTTTTGTACCCCAGGCACAGTTCATCTTTGCCAAGAACAGCAGCCAGGTCTGGGCTGAGGCTCTGAATGATTTCACTCAGTGGTATGGGAGACAGAGGAGTCAGGAGCTGCCAAAGGAGGCCAAGGGagaaaaagacatggagaaagacCAAGAGCCAAAGCTGGAGGCAGAGGTGGAGACGGAAAAGGAgccagagctggggcaggaggcagaaCAA GCTTCGCCTTATTCCATGGATGACAGAGATCCTCGCAAGTTCTTCATGTCAG GCTTCACTGGTTATGTGCCCCGTGCTCGCTTCCTCTTCGGTTCCAGCTTTCCTGTGCTCAGCAACCAGGCACTGCAGGAATTTGGACAGATGAAGTCAGGGGGCAGATCCCAGAAGGATCCTAAACATCTCCCCTCACTTTCCAGGACCTACCCTCAGAACCTGGGCCTTTTACCTAAATATGGGGGCTATGTGCCAG GGTATAAGTTCCAGTTTGGCCGCACATATGGGCATCTCacccacgatgctctgggcctcagcaCCATCCAGAAGCAGCTCCTGGCGTAG
- the CIMIP2B gene encoding ciliary microtubule inner protein 2B isoform X3, whose protein sequence is MASTFIPGLNPQNPHYIPGYTGHCPLLRFSMGQTYGQMTGQLLRGSPGLAWPPAHRTLLPPIRPPRSPEGPRKSLPVRRGHERLSSSMIPGYTGFVPQAQFIFAKNSSQVWAEALNDFTQWYGRQRSQELPKEAKGEKDMEKDQEPKLEAEVETEKEPELGQEAEQKASPYSMDDRDPRKFFMSGFTGYVPRARFLFGSSFPVLSNQALQEFGQMKSGGRSQKDPKHLPSLSRTYPQNLGLLPKYGGYVPGYKFQFGRTYGHLTHDALGLSTIQKQLLA, encoded by the exons ATGGCTAGCACCTTCATACCAGGGCTGAACCCTCAGAACCCTCATTATATCCCAGG GTACACTGGACACTGCCCGCTACTTCGGTTCAGCATGGGCCAGACCTATGGGCAGATGACTGGGCAGCTACTTCGCGGCTCTCCTGGCCTAGCCTGGCCCCCTGCCCACCGCACACTTCTGCCTCCCATCCGGCCTCCAAGATCTCCTGAGGGTCCCAGGAAAAGCCTGCCTGTCAGGCGTGGACACGAAAGGCTCAGCTCCAGCATGATCCCTGGGTACACAG GTTTTGTACCCCAGGCACAGTTCATCTTTGCCAAGAACAGCAGCCAGGTCTGGGCTGAGGCTCTGAATGATTTCACTCAGTGGTATGGGAGACAGAGGAGTCAGGAGCTGCCAAAGGAGGCCAAGGGagaaaaagacatggagaaagacCAAGAGCCAAAGCTGGAGGCAGAGGTGGAGACGGAAAAGGAgccagagctggggcaggaggcagaaCAA AAGGCTTCGCCTTATTCCATGGATGACAGAGATCCTCGCAAGTTCTTCATGTCAG GCTTCACTGGTTATGTGCCCCGTGCTCGCTTCCTCTTCGGTTCCAGCTTTCCTGTGCTCAGCAACCAGGCACTGCAGGAATTTGGACAGATGAAGTCAGGGGGCAGATCCCAGAAGGATCCTAAACATCTCCCCTCACTTTCCAGGACCTACCCTCAGAACCTGGGCCTTTTACCTAAATATGGGGGCTATGTGCCAG GGTATAAGTTCCAGTTTGGCCGCACATATGGGCATCTCacccacgatgctctgggcctcagcaCCATCCAGAAGCAGCTCCTGGCGTAG
- the CIMIP2B gene encoding ciliary microtubule inner protein 2B isoform X2 — protein MASTFIPGLNPQNPHYIPGYTGHCPLLRFSMGQTYGQMTGQLLRGSPGLAWPPAHRTLLPPIRPPRSPEGPRKSLPVRRGHERLSSSMIPGYTGFVPQAQFIFAKNSSQVWAEALNDFTQWYGRQRSQELPKEAKGEKDMEKDQEPKLEAEVETEKEPELGQEAEQASPYSMDDRDPRKFFMSGPTLRTWAFYLNMGAMCQGISSSLAAHMGISPTMLWASAPSRSSSWRRYLDFKFSLSFSSYPSHPFAKKKDGLEGGRRHKERMVWRPSTFFINRCNK, from the exons ATGGCTAGCACCTTCATACCAGGGCTGAACCCTCAGAACCCTCATTATATCCCAGG GTACACTGGACACTGCCCGCTACTTCGGTTCAGCATGGGCCAGACCTATGGGCAGATGACTGGGCAGCTACTTCGCGGCTCTCCTGGCCTAGCCTGGCCCCCTGCCCACCGCACACTTCTGCCTCCCATCCGGCCTCCAAGATCTCCTGAGGGTCCCAGGAAAAGCCTGCCTGTCAGGCGTGGACACGAAAGGCTCAGCTCCAGCATGATCCCTGGGTACACAG GTTTTGTACCCCAGGCACAGTTCATCTTTGCCAAGAACAGCAGCCAGGTCTGGGCTGAGGCTCTGAATGATTTCACTCAGTGGTATGGGAGACAGAGGAGTCAGGAGCTGCCAAAGGAGGCCAAGGGagaaaaagacatggagaaagacCAAGAGCCAAAGCTGGAGGCAGAGGTGGAGACGGAAAAGGAgccagagctggggcaggaggcagaaCAA GCTTCGCCTTATTCCATGGATGACAGAGATCCTCGCAAGTTCTTCATGTCAG GACCTACCCTCAGAACCTGGGCCTTTTACCTAAATATGGGGGCTATGTGCCAG GGTATAAGTTCCAGTTTGGCCGCACATATGGGCATCTCacccacgatgctctgggcctcagcaCCATCCAGAAGCAGCTCCTGGCGTAGGTACCTAGACTTCaagttctctctttccttttcatccTATCCCAGCCATCCTTTTGCAAAGAAGAAAGATGGtctggagggtgggagaaggCACAAAGAGAGAATGGTTTGGAGGCCGAGCACCTTTTTTATTAATAggtgtaataaataa
- the CIMIP2B gene encoding ciliary microtubule inner protein 2B isoform X1, with translation MASTFIPGLNPQNPHYIPGYTGHCPLLRFSMGQTYGQMTGQLLRGSPGLAWPPAHRTLLPPIRPPRSPEGPRKSLPVRRGHERLSSSMIPGYTGFVPQAQFIFAKNSSQVWAEALNDFTQWYGRQRSQELPKEAKGEKDMEKDQEPKLEAEVETEKEPELGQEAEQKASPYSMDDRDPRKFFMSGPTLRTWAFYLNMGAMCQGISSSLAAHMGISPTMLWASAPSRSSSWRRYLDFKFSLSFSSYPSHPFAKKKDGLEGGRRHKERMVWRPSTFFINRCNK, from the exons ATGGCTAGCACCTTCATACCAGGGCTGAACCCTCAGAACCCTCATTATATCCCAGG GTACACTGGACACTGCCCGCTACTTCGGTTCAGCATGGGCCAGACCTATGGGCAGATGACTGGGCAGCTACTTCGCGGCTCTCCTGGCCTAGCCTGGCCCCCTGCCCACCGCACACTTCTGCCTCCCATCCGGCCTCCAAGATCTCCTGAGGGTCCCAGGAAAAGCCTGCCTGTCAGGCGTGGACACGAAAGGCTCAGCTCCAGCATGATCCCTGGGTACACAG GTTTTGTACCCCAGGCACAGTTCATCTTTGCCAAGAACAGCAGCCAGGTCTGGGCTGAGGCTCTGAATGATTTCACTCAGTGGTATGGGAGACAGAGGAGTCAGGAGCTGCCAAAGGAGGCCAAGGGagaaaaagacatggagaaagacCAAGAGCCAAAGCTGGAGGCAGAGGTGGAGACGGAAAAGGAgccagagctggggcaggaggcagaaCAA AAGGCTTCGCCTTATTCCATGGATGACAGAGATCCTCGCAAGTTCTTCATGTCAG GACCTACCCTCAGAACCTGGGCCTTTTACCTAAATATGGGGGCTATGTGCCAG GGTATAAGTTCCAGTTTGGCCGCACATATGGGCATCTCacccacgatgctctgggcctcagcaCCATCCAGAAGCAGCTCCTGGCGTAGGTACCTAGACTTCaagttctctctttccttttcatccTATCCCAGCCATCCTTTTGCAAAGAAGAAAGATGGtctggagggtgggagaaggCACAAAGAGAGAATGGTTTGGAGGCCGAGCACCTTTTTTATTAATAggtgtaataaataa
- the LOC102985605 gene encoding AP-4 complex accessory subunit RUSC2 translates to MPLFELSRMDSPPKLTGETLIVHHIPLVHCQVPDRQCCGGASAGNGSARPNPFCPPELGITQPDQDLGQADSLLYNSLHSAPGGSARSADSTRNRGRDGRGPGAPKRHNPFLLQEGIAEPGLGDLYDDSIGDSATQQSFHLHGAGQPPFHPSSFQLPPPGPRVGRPWEATRSRAGVVDGQEQEPVTALDAQQCSTSHSCRPEPEAETMELDEYGGPGGCGSGGGASDTSGFSFDQEWKLSSDESPRNPRCSGSGPQHCRYSSTSSQSEAADQSMGYVSDSSCNSSDGVLVTFSTLYNKMHGNSHANLNSAQQSCSDSSFCSHSDPSAFYLDLQPSPAESKMSCESHHPDSGGREGGYGCPHASSPELDANCNSYRSHCEPCPAVADLTACFQSQARLVVATQNYYKLVTCDLSSQSSPSPAGSSITSCSEEHTKISPAPGPGPSQPSEYFLFQKPEVQPEEQEAVGSEAEAPAPVGPTVIEGQVYTNTSPPNLSTGRQRSRSYDRGLERSPPIRLGSLERMLSCPVRLSEGPAALTGPSSPPRRVTSFAELAKGRKKAAGSGSPPLRVSAGDSSQEFSPIQEAQQDRVGPLDEGSHCSHSLPPMLLGPGLDLVGPEPWSTQVCQGPQPSEMPPAGLRASGQGPLAQLMDPGPALPGSPASSHTQRDARARADGGGAESRPVLRYSKEQRPTTLPIQPFVFQHHFPKQLAKSRALHSLSQLYSLSGCTRAPQRAPLAAPTAQVPAHAPSGESQASTSGGARKAGPEPQTSRPSPLGSYSPIRSAGPFGPSTDSSASTSCSPPPEQTRATESPPPWGRSCPPAVRPASSQQPQKDHQKILTLAEYRLHGTGSLPPLGSWRSSLSRADSLARGGGEGSMASRPNNANHLSPQALKWREYRRKNPLGPPGLSGSLDRRPQDGRLARRNPIFEFPGSLGAASHLNCRLNGQVVKPLPLTCPDFQDPFSLTEKPPAEFCLSPDGNSEAVSIDLLQKKGLVKAINTAVDLIVAHFGTSRDPGVKAKLGNSSVSPNVGHLVLKYLCPAVRAVLEDGLKAFVLDVIIGQRKNTPWSVVEASTQLGPSTKVLHGLYNKVSQFPELTSHTMRFNAFILGLLNIRSLEFWFNHLYNHEGIIQTHYQPWGFLNAARTACPGLLEELLLLLQPLALLPFSLDLLFQHRLLQSGQRQRQHKELLRVSQDLLLSAHSTLQLARSRGQEGPPGPMSPDMAGAARGERVKGVGAPEGGEDEEEEKETEAAGGSGRGRWARSGQAGWWYQLMQSSQVYIDGSTEGSRFPRGASNSSSGSSSEKKRGTGGGGPPPREGVVEGAEACPAPEETLGRERGWPFWMGSPPDSVLAELRRSREREGPTGPPAENEEGALEPSPGVIKWGHLFGSRNAQREARPTNRLPSDWLSLDKSMFQLVAQTVGARREPEPKESPQEPHSPALPSSTPCEVKALCHHLATGPGQLSFHKGDILRVLGPAGGDWLRCSRGPDTGLVPLAYVTLTPTPSPTPGSSQN, encoded by the exons ATGCCCTTGTTCGAACTTTCCAGAATGGATAGTCCCCCAAAGCTGACTGGAGAGACCCTCATCGTCCACCACATCCCCCTGGTACACTGTCAAGTCCCAGACAGGCAGTGCTGTGGAGGGGCAAGTGCAGGTAATGGGAGCGCAAGACCCAATCCCTTCTGCCCACCTGAGCTGGGCATCACCCAGCCTGATCAAGACCTGGGACAAGCCGACTCCCTGCTATACAACAGTCTGCATTCTGCTCCCGGGGGATCTGCGCGATCTGCAGACAGCACCAGGAACAGGGGTCGGGATGGAAGAGGCCCCGGGGCCCCTAAACGACACAATCCCTTTTTGCTGCAAGAGGGTATTGCTGAGCCAGGACTTGGTGACCTGTATGATGACAGCATTGGTGATAGTGCCACCCAGCAGTCCTTCCACCTGCACGGGGCTGGCCAGCCCCCCTTCCATCCCTCCTCTTTCCAGCTGCCACCACCTGGCCCCAGAGTGGGCAGGCCATGGGAGGCAACGCGTAGTCGGGCTGGAGTGGTGGACGGGCAGGAACAGGAGCCAGTGACTGCCTTGGATGCCCAGCAGTGCAGCACTAGCCACAGCTGCCGGCCAGAGCCGGAAGCAGAGACCATGGAGCTGGATGAGTATGGGGGCCCTGGTGGGtgtggcagtggaggtggagcCAGTGATACGTCTGGCTTTTCCTTCGACCAGGAATGGAAGCTCAGTTCAGATGAATCCCCAAGGAACcccagatgctcaggctcaggACCCCAGCACTGCCGCTACAGTAGCACATCCAGTCAGTCCGAGGCGGCTGACCAGTCCATGGGCTATGTGAGCGACTCCTCCTGCAACAGCTCAGACGGCGTGCTGGTCACCTTCAGCACCCTCTACAACAAGATGCACGGCAACTCCCATGCCAATCTCAACTCTGCCCAGCAATCTTGCAGCGACTCTTCCTTCTGCAGCCACTCAGACCCCAGCGCCTTCTACCTGGACCTGCAGCCCTCCCCAGCTGAGTCTAAGATGTCTTGTGAGTCGCACCACCCTGacagtggagggagggaaggtggctACGGTTGTCCTCATGCCTCATCTCCTGAGCTTGATGCCAACTGCAACTCCTACCGCTCGCACTGTGAGCCCTGCCCAGCCGTGGCTGACCTCACAGCCTGCTTCCAGAGCCAGGCCCGTCTTGTTGTGGCCACACAGAATTACTATAAACTTGTCACCTGTGACCTGTCCTCCCAATCATCCCCAAGCCCAGCTGGCTCTTCCATCACCAGCTGCtcagaggaacacaccaagataAGTCCTGCACCGGGCCCTGGCCCTAGCCAGCCCTCTGAGTATTTCCTGTTCCAGAAGCCAGAAGTCCAGCCAGAGGAACAAGAAGCAGTGGGCTCCGAAGCGGAAGCACCAGCTCCCGTGGGCCCCACTGTGATCGAGGGGCAGGTGTACACCAATACTTCACCCCCCAACCTCAGCACTGGACGTCAGCGCTCTCGAAGCTACGACCGCGGCCTAGAGCGCAGCCCTCCTATCCGCCTGGGCTCACTGGAACGCATGTTGAGTTGCCCAGTACGCCTGAGTGAGGGCCCTGCAGCCCTGACTGGGCCTAGTTCCCCACCTCGGCGGGTCACCTCCTTTGCTGAACTCGCCAAGGGCCGGAAGAAAGCTGCAGGCTCTGGCTCCCCTCCACTGCGAGTGAGCGCTGGGGACTCCTCCCAGGAGTTCTCACCCATCCAGGAAGCCCAGCAAGACAGGGTGGGCCCACTAGATGAGGGCAGTCACTGTAGCCATAGCCTACCACCCATGCTCTTGGGGCCAGGCCTGGACCTAGTTGGCCCAGAGCCCTGGTCCACCCAGGTCTGTCAGGGCCCCCAGCCCAGTGAGATGCCACCTGCTGGCCTCAGAGCTTCTGGGCAAGGCCCCCTGGCCCAGCTGATGGATCCAGGGCCTGCTCTCCCAGGGAGCCCAGCCAGCAGCCATACCCAGAGGGATGCAAGAGCTAGAGCTGACG GGGGTGGTGCTGAGAGCCGACCAGTCCTTCGCTACAGCAAGGAGCAGAGGCCAACCACGCTGCCCATCCAGCCCTTCGTGTTCCAGCACCACTTCCCCAAGCAGCTGGCCAAGTCCCGGGCCCTCCACAGCCTCTCCCAGCTCTACAGCCTCTCGGGCTGCACCCGTGCACCACAGCGTGCCCCCCTGGCTGCCCCCACTGCTCAGGTCCCAGCCCACGCTCCTTCAGGGGAGTCTCAGGCGTCCACCAGCGGAGGTGCCAGGAAAGCTGGGCCTGAGCCACAAACCTCACGGCCGTCACCCCTGGGCAGCTACTCCCCCATCCGGAGTGCCGGCCCCTTTGGGCCCAGCACCGACTCTTCTGCCTCCACTtcgtgctcccctcccccagagcagACCAGAGCCACAGAAAGCCCACCTCCATGGGGCCGCTCCTGTCCTCCTGCTGTCCGGCCTGCCTCCTCCCAGCAGCCACAAAAGGACCATCAGAAGATACTGACCTTGGCTGAGTACCGACTCCATGGAACAGGAAGCTtgcctcctctgggctcctggaGATCTAGCCTCAGCAGGGCAGACAGCCTGGCCCGGGGAGGTGGTGAGGGCAGCATGGCTTCCAGGCCCAATAATG CCAACCATCTATCCCCTCAAGCACTCAAGTGGAGGGAATACAGGAGGAAGAACCCTCTAGGGCCACCTGGTTTGTCAGGGAGCCTAGACCGAAGGCCACAGGACGGTCGACTGGCCCGAAGGAACCCCATCTTTGAGTTCCCTGGCTCCCTCGGTGCTGCTAGCCATCTGAACTGCCGGCTGAATG gtCAAGTAGTGAAGCCGTTACCACTGACCTGCCCTGACTTCCAAGACCCCTTTTCCTTGACTGAGAAGCCTCCAGCTGAGTTCTGTCTGTCCCCAGATGGCAACTCAGAGGCCGTTTCCATTGACCTCCTTCAGAAAAAAG GGCTGGTGAAAGCTATTAACACGGCTGTAGACCTCATCGTGGCCCATTTTGGCACAAGCCGGGATCCTGGGGTAAAG GCAAAGCTGGGGAATAGTTCTGTGAGCCCCAATGTAGGCCACCTGGTTCTGAAGTACTTGTGCCCTGCGGTCCGGGCGGTGTTGGAGGACGGGCTCAAGGCCTTTGTGCTAGATGTCATCATCGGGCAACGGAAGAACACCCCGTGGAGTGTGGTTGAGGCTTCCACACAGCTAG GCCCATCCACCAAGGTCTTGCACGGCCTGTACAACAAAGTCAGCCAATTCCCAGAGCTCACCAGTCATACCATGCGCTTCAACGCCTTCATCCTCGGCCTGCTCAA CATCCGGTCCCTGGAGTTCTGGTTTAATCACCTCTATAACCATGAAG GTATCATCCAGACCCACTACCAGCCGTGGGGTTTCCTGAACGCAGCGCGTACGGCGTGCCCTGGCCTCTTggaggagctgctgctgctgctccagccCCTGGCCCTCCTGCCCTTCAGCCTCGACCTGCTGTTCCAGCACCGGCTGCTGCAGAGTgggcagcggcagcggcagcacAAGGAGCTGCTGCGGGTGTCCCAGGACTTACTGCTGTCCGCCCACTCGACGCTGCAGCTGGCCCGCTCCCGGGGCCAGGAGGGCCCTCCAGGGCCCATGTCTCCAGACATGGCCGGGGCGGCCCGTGGGGAGCGGGTGAAGGGCGTGGGTGCCCCAGAAGGTggagaagatgaggaagaagagaaggagacagaggcaGCTGGGGGCTCAGGGCGTGGCAGGTGGGCCCGCAGTGGGCAGGCTGGCTGGTGGTACCAGCTCATGCAGAGCTCCCAGGTCTACATCGATGGCTCCACTGAGGGTTCCAGGTTCCCCCGGGGtgccagcaacagcagcagcggcagcagcagtgagaaaaagagagggacagGAGGTGGGGGGCCACCCCCCCGAGAGGGAGTCGTGGAGGGAGCTgaggcctgccctgcccctgaGGAGACCCTTGGCCGGGAGAGGGGCTGGCCCTTCTGGATGGGGAGCCCCCCTGACTCTGTACTGGCTGAGCTGAGGCGCAGCCGAGAGAGGGAGGGGCCCACTGGCCCCCCAGCAGAAAATGAGGAAGGAGCCTTAGAGCCTTCACCTGGGGTCATCAAGTGGGGACACCTCTTCGGGTCCCGAAACGCTCAGCGGGAGGCCCGGCCCACAAACAG GCTACCCTCAGACTGGCTCAGCCTGGACAAGTCCATGTTCCAGCTAGTGGCGCAAACAGTGGGTGCCCGCCGGGAGCCAGAGCCCAAGGAGAGCCCGCAGGAGCCACACTCTCCAGCCCTGCCTTCCAGCACTCCATG CGAGGTGAAGGCACTGTGCCACCATCTGGCCACAGGCCCTGGACAGCTGAGCTTCCACAAGGGAGACATCCTACGGGTGCTGGGGCCAGCCGGAGGAGACTGGCTGCGCTGCAGCCGTGGCCCTGACACTGGCCTGGTGCCTCTGGCCTATGTGACTTTGACCCCAACTCCAAGTCCAACCCCTGGAAGCAGCCAAAACTGA